The sequence TTCCAACTGTTGATACACATGTTGACGAGACATAGTACTAGGTGTGCATATATATTTATCTGTTAAATCATTTTCATTAAAATGGTAGTTGATTTCCTTCCTTGAAGAAAGCAAAAAGGGATTTctatgaatgtaaaaaaaaaagaaaaaaaaaagattttccgTTACATTGTTTTTGAAGTATAAAAAAAAGCCACGCCTTATATGGACTATGTATGGAACCTTTATAATGGGCGGGAATGTAGATTGCAGATCCAGATGCGGCTcacatgactgactgactgtgtgtgtgtatttttgtattcgTCTTCCACCGACCAGGTGACAGGGATTAAGTCCCTGTATGAGGCGGAGCTGGCGGACGCCAGGCGTGTTCTGGATGAGACAGCGCGGGAGAGAGCGAGGCTGCAGATCGACTTGGGAAAGGCAAACtcggagctggaggagctctCCAGGAAGTGAGTCACTCACGTCccagactcccacacacacgcacattcactCTCCCAGCACTCTGACTCCAGGGCCCAGACTCTGGACTATCACAGGACATCATAGTTCTCTTTCCTTTTGAAGTTAGTCATGGTTTTCCCCCTCTTTCATAGAGCCCATGCATATTCCCACGTAGTCAATGTTACGTGGTGCATTTTTGtactttgaaagaaaaaaaagttaaagaggCTTAAACGCCGCAGAGGGATTTTTGGAATTCCTTGAATTCCTTTCATTTCTCTGGAAGTCAATGTAACTGGTACATTGACCATGAACCATATTCATTCAAATCGAAACTATAAAAACTACAATAAACAGTAGTAGTTTTACTCATTCATCCCAAAAGACTAGTAATGATCTAGTTAGGACATCTTTGTAGCCCTCCCCCCAATACTACCATGCTAAACAACACTGGGGATTGAAGTAGTCCGTCAATGGGAATTCTGATTGGCTAGTAGTCTTGGGCCTGGTAATTCGGCTAACTGACCATGTAAACCTGGTTTACTTAATCTGCTGTATAATCCTATTTACTCAAGGTCAGTTGTAGGCAAGATGGGTCTTGATGAGTTTTAGTCCTGTAGAGACAGATGGCAGATATGTGGTCTGACAAGTGATTCACTGTTTCTGTTTATTGTTTGTTATTTTCAGTTGCTTATTAACGCTTGCACAAAGAGGAAGTCGGGACTGTAGATTCACCTCGCTCTCTGTTTGCACTCAGAGATGGTCCTCATGATTAGTCATAACTAGCATGATTTTAGCGCTTTCTTTCAGTTTGAACCCTGACAAAATCAGTCAGGTCCAACAATTATATTCCTATAGAAAACCAAAGCGAAGTCAAATGAATCGCTTGGAATGTGAGGATACATCCTGTTCTCAGACAGGCACATATTTAATacttaaaagtgtgtgtgtgtgtatatatatatttaaatgtaatcttttttttatttttattttttataacaaggatattttttttatcccaTCTGCACTTGCATGGGTTTAAgtctgactgtgttgtgtgtcccGTCAGCTTGAAGAAGAAGGATGGTGACCTGGCTGTGGCTCTGGGCCGGGCCAAGGACCTGGAGGCCCAACTCAACCAGAGCGAAGCCGCCCTCAACACCGCCCTCAGCCAGAACCATGCCATGGCTGCCGAACTCAGCAACCTCAAGGCCGAACTCGCCAAGGTCTCAATCCTCCAGTCATTCACTCACAggctcataaaaaaaaaaaaagaacaatggACAAAGTCTTACAGTTAGATCAGATCTCCTAGTCTGCCTGGGTGGTTGCTAGGTGTGTCCCTCCTTTATCTTAGACCTTGTATCACGGTGGTTGCCCTCACACCCACCTTGACGCAGTGTGTGTTAGTTTCACGTGGGATGTCTATATATGGGCGTGTTAGATAACCACCAGCACAGAACGGAAAAGACTGCCGCACACTTTCGTTTCAATGTATGTCAACACAAGTCTGGCTGTTATGTAGCCGTACGTACCTCACGCTGGAAAATGTCCACTGCAAACTGTGCAGGGTGAGACATGACTCATTTAATAGGCATCGCGTGCATGCGGTTACACACATACCATTTATACACCGAGTGTGGGGCTAAAAACTAGACAGCCATGACCAGCTTGCATATACTCACCGATACACAGacacgcactgacacacacacacacaatgtgctgATGCTCTGCATCGCCCcctgcaggcagaggagagccaCGCGGTGGGGAAGAAGCAGCTGGAAGCGGAGACCCTGATGAGGGTGGACCTGGAGAACCGCTGCCAGAGTCTGACGGAGGACCTGCAGTTCAGGAAGAGCATGTTCGAGGAggtgggtgctggggggggggctgaggaggaggtgggggctggcggggagggctgaggaggaaggaggaggtgggtgctggggggggggctgaggaggaggtgggggctgaggaggaaggaggaggtgggtgctggggggggggggctgaggaggaggtgggggctggggggggggctgaggagggaggaggaggtgggggctggggaggggctgaggaggatgtgggggctgaggaggaggtgaagggcaTTTGGATttaggaggaggtggggtggtagagtaggaggaggatggatgaggttgtgggtgggggggagattcATTGTATGGGATGGAGTTACTGGGTACATTCCAGGCTTTCGACCCGACGACCAACGACACGTGGACCCGCTGGAGACAGGGGTGTTGTCTTGGCTACCGGCACACAAACGTGTTGTTGACGGCGATGCTGTGGTTGTGTCCAGGAGGTGCGTGAGACCCGCCGGCGCCACGAGAAGAGGACGGTGGCGGTGGACAGCGGTGGGCAGCACGACTACGAGTTCAAGCTGGCCCAGGCCCTGCAGGACCTGCGCAGGCAGCACGAGGAGCAAGTCAGCATCTACAAGGAGGAGCTGGAGTACACCTTCAAGGCCAaggtacctcacacacacacacctgtacagaaacacacacacacagctgaacataagcacacacacacctgtacagaaacacacacacacacagctgaacagaagcgcacacacacacctgtacagaaacacacacacacagctgaacagaagcacacacacacctgtacagaaacacacacacacaacacagctgaacagaagcacacacacacctgtaaagaaacacacacacacaacacagctgaacagaagcacacacacttgtacagaAGCACACTCACGTCACCCATACATCATCTAAGTGCATGgtttgtggggggagggagagacactcacacacctttTGACTTGACACATACGGGTGACACCTTTTTATGAACGCTCTTCCCAGTCCAAGGTTCCCTGcaacacacatatttacacacCTGCACAAAACGCACACAGacctcacccacccactcaaCAAGGTAAACAAAACGCCACAGTAGCAGGTAGGGTTATGGTTAGAAGTCTTCTACTAAAAGGGTGTCCACACTTCTTTCCCTGATTCCCACTGAATGCCACCCTGTGGACtgacgcccctctctctctgtcagctgGACAACGCCAAGGTGTCCTCGGACCTGAACGACAAGGCTGTGGGCACGGCCCGCGAGGAGCTGCAGGAGGCTCACATGAGGATCGAGAGCCTGGCCTACCAGCTCTCAGCCCTGCagaagcaggtacacacacacacacacacaccagtctaacAGTCACACAGCGCCACAAGATTCCTACCAGCCGTGTCGAGGGAACGGGGTGTGAGCCTGGCATTGCAACTATGCAGGTGAATGTTTATCCCGCAGCGCGTGTGCGTTCTCGTGTGTAACCTGGCGTGCGTGTCGTCCCCCCCGCGCAGGCATCTGCGTCCGAGGAGCGCGTGCGCGAGCTGGAGGACATGCTGGCGGCCGACCGGGAGAAACACCGCCGGCAGATGGACGATAAGGAGCGGGAGATGGCGGAGATGAGGGACCGCATGCAGCAGCAGCTCAACGAGTACCAGGAGCTGCTGGACGTCAAGCTGGCCCTGGACATGGAGATCAATGCCTACAGGAagctgctggagggggaggaggacaggtaccgggctctcacacacacacacacacacacacacacgttagaggAGTGCACACCCACATAGTTGAGCTCTTTCTGGAGGGAAAGGacaacaagtacacacacaccccccatcacacacacagaagagagaACATTCCGGACCCTAACGGCACATTCCGGCCCCTAACTGCACATTCCTGCACTGTGCTCCTGACCAATCGGTTGAAAGCAGCTACTGAGGTGACATTCCGTGTGTCCTCAGGCTGGTCAGAGGCTCTCCAGGTGGGACTCGGGGTGTTCAAGCCCTCTCTTGTCTGTGATGTTCTCTCCGTAAGGGACGTGTTGAGATTGATGGAAAGGtcttcacactgtgtgtgtgtgtatgtgacattTAGATGCATGCCTGGTCTAGCAGTAGGAATGTCCCGAGGCAACAACGTACAAACAGGATCAACATTTACCTGAATAGTTGCAATACCCAGCTCACACCTCCTTCCCTCAACATGGCATTCTTCTCGTGCCGAGCTCGTCTGGTTTACCCGACAGCGGACGGGCCCTGGGGTGGACGGGCCCTGGGGTGGACGGGCCCTGGGGTGGACGGAGGGAGCCTTCGGGCAGGTCCTCCTCCACACCTGCTAGTCCTACACGAGACAAGAATGTTAACATGAGTACCCCTAAagactctccctccttcccctccctccagactgaagctgtcccccagcccctctggcAGGGTGACCGTCTCCAGGGCGACGGGCAGCAGCTCCTCGCGTAGCAAGAGGAAGcgggtggagctggaggtggagctgcCCCAGCTCAGCGTGAGCCAGGAGGCCGAGGCCAGCGGCGGGGTCACCATCGAGGAGATGGACCTGGAGGGCAAGGCCGTCACCCTCCGCAACAACGGAGACACGGTAGGTACCGTCTGACGGGGGCCGGAcagatgacccccccccctgctgtgtgtgtgtgtgtgtggttcttgtGACACActaacagttgtgtgtgtgtgtgtgtgtgtgtgtgtgtgtgtgtgtaggaccagTCTCTGGGCAGCTGGAGGTTGAGGAGGCAGGTGGATGCTGAAGAGGAGATTGTCTACAAGTTCTCCCCTAAGTTCGTCCTCAAGGCTGGGCAGACGGTCACGGTAAGCAGGggggaaaaaagatttgtgtgtatatgcatttttttgtgtctttttgCTATTTTTCTGTCACgaaatgtgtgtgttgacaagctgtgtgttccaggtgtggggTGCGGAGGCGGGCGTGGCCCATGGCCCCCCCTCCGACCTGCTGTGGAAGAGCCAGGGCTCCTGGGGCACAGgagatgacatcatcaccatcctGGTGAACTCTGATGGCGAGGTAGGCAGCGAGCAGAACAGTCGCCTAGTTGAGCCACCGAAAAGGCCCACCCTGTACAAAACCGCTCTCAAGGCATATAAGGGTGTTATACATGacattatacattttatttagttgTACAACAAACTAATAGTATGTAATTTTGGGGCTGAAACTCCCTTT is a genomic window of Osmerus mordax isolate fOsmMor3 chromosome 26, fOsmMor3.pri, whole genome shotgun sequence containing:
- the lmnb2 gene encoding lamin-B2, coding for MATATPSRAAAQAAATPLSPTRISRLQEKQDLQHLNDRLAVYIDRVRSLELENDRLMVKVSEKEEVTTREVTGIKSLYEAELADARRVLDETARERARLQIDLGKANSELEELSRNLKKKDGDLAVALGRAKDLEAQLNQSEAALNTALSQNHAMAAELSNLKAELAKAEESHAVGKKQLEAETLMRVDLENRCQSLTEDLQFRKSMFEEEVRETRRRHEKRTVAVDSGGQHDYEFKLAQALQDLRRQHEEQVSIYKEELEYTFKAKLDNAKVSSDLNDKAVGTAREELQEAHMRIESLAYQLSALQKQASASEERVRELEDMLAADREKHRRQMDDKEREMAEMRDRMQQQLNEYQELLDVKLALDMEINAYRKLLEGEEDRLKLSPSPSGRVTVSRATGSSSSRSKRKRVELEVELPQLSVSQEAEASGGVTIEEMDLEGKAVTLRNNGDTDQSLGSWRLRRQVDAEEEIVYKFSPKFVLKAGQTVTVWGAEAGVAHGPPSDLLWKSQGSWGTGDDIITILVNSDGEEVAKRTVTKTMMEMENGDDEEEYEEEEEEGQVSKTSSRECSIM